A window of the Methanocella sp. genome harbors these coding sequences:
- a CDS encoding glycerophosphodiester phosphodiesterase: MYKFQIVGHRGAPRQAPENTLLSFKRAMDIGVDWIEFDLRETKDGVLVVIHDDAVDRTTDGKGKVRDMTFRELHGLDAGNGQEIPSLMQAIGLMKNYVKMDMEIKEPGIEEDVVAAIRRNDIAGQCMVSSFIYDSIKKVKDMDSAIATAAIMDKMPEDPQECLDTLLRDVKADAVMLSKKIVTPAFVGQIRRQGLRVGIWNADTPDEIDKYASMDPYYLCSNYPERLVEFRQVPVST; this comes from the coding sequence ATGTATAAATTCCAGATCGTCGGCCACCGGGGAGCGCCACGGCAGGCGCCGGAGAACACGCTGTTATCGTTCAAGCGCGCCATGGACATCGGCGTGGACTGGATAGAGTTCGACCTGCGGGAGACGAAAGACGGCGTGCTGGTCGTCATACACGACGATGCGGTAGACCGGACGACGGATGGCAAGGGCAAGGTCCGGGACATGACTTTCAGGGAGCTCCACGGCCTCGATGCCGGAAATGGCCAGGAGATCCCCTCGCTCATGCAGGCCATCGGCCTCATGAAAAATTATGTGAAGATGGACATGGAGATCAAGGAGCCGGGCATCGAAGAAGATGTCGTGGCCGCTATCCGCCGGAATGACATCGCCGGCCAGTGCATGGTCTCGTCGTTTATCTACGACTCCATTAAAAAAGTGAAGGACATGGACTCCGCTATCGCGACCGCCGCCATCATGGATAAGATGCCCGAGGACCCGCAGGAGTGCCTCGACACGCTGCTTCGGGACGTGAAGGCGGACGCCGTCATGCTGAGCAAGAAGATCGTGACGCCGGCGTTCGTCGGCCAGATACGCCGCCAGGGCCTGAGGGTCGGCATATGGAACGCCGACACGCCTGACGAGATCGATAAGTACGCGTCCATGGACCCGTATTATTTATGCAGCAATTACCCGGA